From a single Cyprinus carpio isolate SPL01 chromosome A3, ASM1834038v1, whole genome shotgun sequence genomic region:
- the LOC109103827 gene encoding dnaJ homolog subfamily B member 1-like, protein MGKDYYRVLGIEKGASDEEIKKAYRKQALRFHPDKNKSAGAEDKFKEIAEAYDVLSDAKKKDIYDRYGEDGLKGHAGGGTNGPSYSFHGDPHAMFAEFFGGRSPFDQFFASAGGADNDMDIDDPFAAFGMGGMGGFPRSFKSRVGGVHGGREKKKDPPVMHELKVSLEEVFSGCTKKMKISRKRLNPDGCTVRNEDKILTVDIKRGWKEGTKITFPKEGDETPTNIPADIVFVVKDKVHSVFRRDGSDIIYPARISLREALCGCTISAPTLDGRTVTVTSRDVIKPGMKKRIVGEGLPLSKYPEKRGDMVLEFSVKFPDKLGPSTREALVQILPP, encoded by the exons ATGGGTAAAGATTATTACAGGGTGCTGGGGATAGAGAAGGGCGCCTCGGATGAGGAGATCAAGAAAGCCTACAGAAAACAAGCTTTACGATTTCATCCCGACAAAAACAAATCAGCCGGAGCAGAAGATAAATTCAAAGAGATCGCCGAAGCGTATGATGTCCTGAGCGATGCCAAGAAGAAAGACATCTATGACAGATATGGAGAGGATG GGCTTAAGGGACATGCCGGTGGTGGTACCAATGGCCCTAGCTATAGTTTTCATGGTGATCCACATGCCATGTTTGCAGAGTTCTTTGGTGGCCGTAGCCCATTCGATCAGTTTTTTGCTTCTGCTGGAGGCGCAGATAATGACATGGACATTGATGACCCCTTTGCGGCCTTCGGAATGGGAGGAATGGGTGGATTCCCCAGATCTTTCAAGTCTCGGGTAGGTGGTGTGCACGGGGGCCGAGAAAAGAAGAAAGATCCCCCAGTTATGCACGAACTCAAAGTGAGTCTGGAAGAGGTGTTCTCTGGTTGCACGAAAAAGATGAAGATCTCTCGCAAGAGGCTGAACCCGGACGGTTGCACGGTACGCAACGAAGACAAGATCCTCACTGTGGACATCAAACGTGGCTGGAAGGAGGGGACAAAGATTACCTTTCCCAAAGAGGGAGATGAGACGCCAACCAACATCCCTGCTGACATAGTGTTTGTGGTTAAGGACAAGGTTCACTCAGTTTTTCGGAGAGACGGCTCTGACATCATCTATCCTGCAAGGATATCCCTCCGAGAG GCTCTGTGCGGCTGCACCATCAGCGCTCCCACCCTGGACGGTAGAACTGTCACAGTGACATCACGTGATGTCATCAAACCCGGTATGAAGAAGAGGATAGTGGGAGAAGGACTGCCATTGTCCAAATATCCTGAAAAGAGAGGAGACATGGTGCTGGAGTTCTCAGTGAAATTTCCGGACAAGTTGGGACCGAGTACTCGTGAAGCTCTGGTTCAGATCCTACCACCTTAA
- the LOC109103824 gene encoding PDZ domain-containing protein GIPC1: MPLGLGRRKKASPLVENEEAEPIRAGLNVPGSGGLDGGRVSLGEGAAHEGLPPPPTSLRPRLIFHTQLAHGSPTGRIEGFSNVRELYAKIGEAFGIPPTEVMFCTLNTHKVDMDKLLGGQIGLEDFIFAHVKGQRKEVDVFKGEDALGLTITDNGAGYAFIKRIREGSIIHQIQVINVGDMIESINGQTLIGCRHYEVAKMLKELPKGKTFVLKLVEPLKAFDMISQRSGSKSGSAQLGTGRGTLRLRSKGPATVEELPSAFEEKAIEKVDDLLESYMGIRDSELAATMVELGKDKKNPDEFAEALDETLGDFAFPDEFVFDVWGAIGDAKVGRV, translated from the exons ATGCCACTTGGATTGGGACGCAGAAAGAAGGCATCTCCACTGGTGGAGAATGAGGAGGCCGAGCCCATCCGGGCCGGACTGAACGTCCCAGGGTCCGGTGGCCTGGATGGTGGCAGGGTCAGCTTGGGTGAAGGAGCTGCCCATGAGGGCCTACCACCTCCACCCACCAGCCTGCGACCTCGCCTGATCTTCCACACCCAGCTGGCTCACGGCAGCCCCACGGGCCGCATCGAGGGCTTCAGCAATGTGCGTGAGCTATATGCCAAGATAGGAGAGGCCTTTGGGATTCCTCCAACAGAG GTGATGTTTTGCACACTGAATACTCACAAAGTGGACATGGACAAACTTTTGGGTGGCCAGATCGGACTGGAGGACTTTATATTTGCTCACGTGAAGGGCCAGAGGAAAGAGGTGGATGTTTTTAAAGGAGAGGATGCACTGGGGCTCACCATCACTGATAATGGAGCTGGCTATGCTTTCATTAAG AGAATAAGAGAAGGCAGTATTATTCATCAGATCCAGGTCATCAACGTGGGTGACATGATCGAGTCAATCAACGGACAGACACTCATTGGCTGCCGCCATTATGAGGTTGCCAAGATGCTGAAGGAACTGCCCAAAGGGAAGACATTTGTCCTGAAGCTGGTGGAGCCTTTGAAGGCATTTG acatgatCAGTCAGCGGTCAGGAAGCAAGTCAGGCTCTGCACAGTTAGGAACGGGCAGAGGAACTCTGCGTCTGAGGTCTAAAGGGCCGGCCACCGTAGAGGAACTG CCGTCAGCATTTGAAGAAAAAGCTATCGAGAAAGTTGATGATCTGTTGGAGAGCTACATGGGCATTAGAGACAGTGAACTTG CTGCCACGATGGTTGAGCTCGGCAAGGACAAAAAGAACCCGGATGAGTTTGCTGAAGCTTTGGACGAGACTCTGGGTGATTTTGCATTTCCAGATGAGTTTGTGTTCGATGTGTGGGGTGCCATAGGCGACGCAAAGGTCGGTCGCGTGTAA